GCTGCCAACACTTAAACTAGAAATGCTTCAAATAGggaatattgtaaatatattttcaaaattgttgCTCATAACAGATTGCGCTCCAGCTACACGGAAGACTTTGTTTAACAAAGTTGAAAGGTAAATACATACGAGTTTTAAGATACCAATTAGATATCCTAAGTCGCTTGACAAGATTAGCTCAGACCATCACTTCCGACCACAATTCACGGCTAGAGGTGTAAAGGCCTGTTTTACGATGTGACGCTCAGCTACCGTGCTTCCTTGTTGAGATGAGAACCCATACACCTATGTACGGCTAAGTCCTCAGTCTTAAAACTTTTCGACTGATCGAGCATACCTACATGAGCATATGACTGCACGGTacttttaatataggtataacTACTTTGGGCAtgacaaatacatttttatttacagcacCTTCGCAATGATTAAACCCGTATCACCAGATATACATGggaaaataataacttatataACCAAGAAAGGATTCCGTATTGTTAGATTAAAAAACGGGAAGATAAGTAAAGAATTAGCTATGACAATGTACAGTAATATCGCGGGAAGTAGTATGCTTCCGTAAGTATCCATCCATCGATGTTCCCTTTTTTCTGAAGCATTAATTTCGTACCTAGGTAAGCATGTGAATTCTTATGCtgatacaaatatattttgcagTATCGTAATTGACTACATAACCAGTGGCGAAGTGGTAGGCTTGGAACTGGTGGGGCCCAACGCAGTGGTAGAATGGCGCCGCTGCTTAGGAGCAACGGACCCGATCGATGCAGAGCCTGGCACTCTCCGTAAATTGTACGgagaaaataaacttagaaaTATCGCCCATGGTTGTCACTCGGGTGAAGATGCGCGAATGGTATGGACCTAAGCTTTTTACTCCTCCAGCTTCTGAGAACCATTTCGTAATAATCATTTGTGCCTTAAGCAAAGCTtcgaaatattttatctgtttgtACTTTACCTGATTGTAGATGCTGGAGCTATTTTTTGGCTACGACAAAGGAATCCCGCGCGTTCCATTCCGCTCAACTCTCACGGATTGCACTTGTTGCGTCATCAAACCACACGCGGTTCTAGATGGCAATGTGGGAGCTATCCTAGAACAAATCTCTACTGCTGGAAAGTTTCACATCTCCGCCATGGCTATGTTTTCCGTGAAATTGCCAAATGCTGAAGAATTCTACGAGGTTTACAAAGGAGTCATACCTGAATATGAGGTAAATTACTTTACACTGTTATGTTGGCGAGGGTTAATACTCCACTCTGCAAATCATCATCTtgattaacataatataaaataatatgaatgcaAAACTAAGTAGATATGCCCTCAATATAGTAAAGTTTCAATTTCAGGCCTCGTGTATCCATCTAGCAGAAGGAAAATGTTTAGCGTTAGAAGTTAAGTGTACCGACACCAGCCTAAACAGCGTTACTGAATTCAGAAAGCTATGTGGACCACGAGATCCGGTAAGATTTAACTTCATTGTAGTCTTTATCCGCTCTCTAAGAGTCCACAGTGCGTTACACACCAGTCTCACTGCCTGGGGCATGGGCTTGGACTGGCTCGGCTGGATACCAGTATCCCATACTGACTCCAAATCCGTAATATTCGAACTTATAGTATTATTGCAGGAGACATCATTTTCTAATTAGGTAACCGAATTGACATTTAACAAACGAGCCCAAGTGTACAACAGACTAGGATATTTTGGCTTGACGTGACATCATCATTACAGGACTTATGTCGTCAGCTGTACCCTGATTCCATTAGAGCCCTTTATGGAAAAACACTAGTACATAATGCCGTGCATTGTACAGATCTACCAGAGGACGGCGAAACGGAAGTTGAATACTTTTTTAAGCTATTAGCTAATGAATGAGGGATATATTATTAcgatagtttttagtttttctgattaaatttattttaaaactttagcttcattatttattaaatgcgGGCGGGTAACGCGTATGTTTGCTATAGTGCTTCTGCTGCCACCTCTATTCTATGTCCTCTGCGTTGTTCTTTAGAATTCTATGGTGGTATATTTCCTCAGGTATTACTTGAGCTAAAATCTTACTTAGCAAGGAAAGAGCTGTAGTTTGACATGTTACACGTCGCTATCTGAGTGTCAAACAAAATCAAGCCGTAAAAGTAATCCTATGTATAGCTAAGATCTAGAATTTTTAATTAAGCTGTAGGCTCAAAGTAGAACCTTTGTGCAGATGTCTGATATATCATAGGTCAATTACAAGGTCCAATGATAGAAGGGCAATTCAAGCACGGTCCGAAATGACACCTTTTACCTTCTAACTAAACCACGAGGGTGTGTACTTACGACAGCTGATAGATGTTGTGCAAACACCGCCGAGAGAATAGGATGTGCAAACATTGGACCGACCGTGCGGCGCCACGAGGGAACGCTGCACTTACCTTTACTCGGGAGAGGAAGGTACAGGACACACAAGACGAGATGTCAGGCGTCTGCAGATAAATCTGCCGAATCTTGCAGCGGTTAAATAACTGGAGTATCCTTGATTACGATTTCTACTTCTGTGTGCCTTGATGCTCTACCAAGTTAAGATTAAAATAACGACTGTCTAGACATTGCAGGCTATTTGGCAGATATTTCTGATCATGGTACCAACCCTACAGACAAGACTACCTACCCATCTATTGCAAAACAGAATTTTACCACAAAAATACTTAACCT
The window above is part of the Helicoverpa armigera isolate CAAS_96S chromosome 3, ASM3070526v1, whole genome shotgun sequence genome. Proteins encoded here:
- the LOC110375143 gene encoding nucleoside diphosphate kinase 7, yielding MVYDYFDKYTFLCEMYDADADAIIELVLNYFPFDNSCQVLNAKKGHNLVRRVQLPTLKLEMLQIGNIVNIFSKLLLITDCAPATRKTLFNKVESTFAMIKPVSPDIHGKIITYITKKGFRIVRLKNGKISKELAMTMYSNIAGSSMLPIVIDYITSGEVVGLELVGPNAVVEWRRCLGATDPIDAEPGTLRKLYGENKLRNIAHGCHSGEDARMMLELFFGYDKGIPRVPFRSTLTDCTCCVIKPHAVLDGNVGAILEQISTAGKFHISAMAMFSVKLPNAEEFYEVYKGVIPEYEASCIHLAEGKCLALEVKCTDTSLNSVTEFRKLCGPRDPDLCRQLYPDSIRALYGKTLVHNAVHCTDLPEDGETEVEYFFKLLANE